In Cupriavidus taiwanensis, the following are encoded in one genomic region:
- a CDS encoding mechanosensitive ion channel family protein, which produces MNFDALLELFQQRIPAHPWAQIALYLVALVLIAALAQWLFGRVMSRIAHRLLKVWGKAPWSTALTRHRAYRRFGYAVGFAVITVGIGEVPHMGRYAVAIERLAHAGLWVCFFLMLGGVLGAWQDVYASSRRAQTRSIKGYIQVGRLGLGLVCAVLVLSILINRSPLWMLSGLGALSAVLLLVFKDTLLSLVASTQLTSNDMLRIGDWIEMPQCNADGYVKDIALHTVKVQNWDNTVTTVPTYKLFSESYRNYRQMFESGARRIKRTLRLDAGSVRFLEDREVHALMRFRLLHDYLEEKQAEVDEANRLLIAAGNDPVNRRRLTNIGTFRAYGIAYLKAHPEIHHDLLLNVRMMEPDSQGIPVEIYCFTALTAWMDYERIQGDVFDHLLAILPELGLRLYQAPSGADLNGVRIAPVLAAAQVAAAQAVQHAPAHGAAAGSHPM; this is translated from the coding sequence ATGAATTTCGATGCCCTGCTGGAGCTGTTCCAGCAACGTATTCCTGCCCATCCGTGGGCGCAGATCGCGCTGTACCTGGTCGCGCTGGTGCTGATCGCCGCGCTGGCGCAGTGGCTGTTCGGCCGCGTGATGTCGCGCATCGCCCACCGGTTGCTGAAAGTATGGGGCAAGGCGCCGTGGAGCACGGCGCTGACGCGCCATCGCGCCTACCGCCGCTTCGGCTACGCGGTGGGCTTTGCCGTGATCACCGTCGGCATTGGCGAGGTCCCGCACATGGGCCGCTACGCGGTGGCGATCGAGCGCCTGGCGCATGCCGGGCTGTGGGTGTGCTTCTTCCTGATGCTGGGCGGCGTGCTGGGTGCCTGGCAGGACGTGTATGCCAGCAGCCGCCGCGCCCAGACGCGTTCGATCAAGGGCTATATCCAGGTGGGACGGCTGGGGCTGGGGCTGGTGTGCGCGGTGCTGGTGCTGTCGATCCTGATCAACCGCTCGCCGCTATGGATGCTGTCGGGCCTGGGCGCGCTGTCGGCGGTGCTGCTGCTGGTGTTCAAGGACACGCTGCTGTCGCTGGTGGCGAGCACGCAGCTGACCTCCAACGACATGCTGCGCATCGGCGACTGGATCGAGATGCCCCAGTGCAATGCCGACGGCTACGTCAAGGACATCGCGCTGCATACGGTCAAGGTGCAGAACTGGGACAACACCGTGACCACGGTGCCGACCTACAAGCTGTTTTCGGAGAGCTACCGCAACTACCGGCAGATGTTCGAGTCCGGCGCGCGCCGGATCAAGCGCACCTTGCGGCTGGACGCGGGCAGCGTGCGCTTCCTGGAGGACCGCGAGGTGCACGCGCTGATGCGCTTCCGCCTGCTGCACGACTACCTGGAAGAAAAGCAGGCCGAGGTCGACGAGGCCAACCGGCTGCTGATCGCCGCGGGCAACGACCCGGTCAACCGGCGCCGGCTGACCAATATCGGCACCTTCCGCGCCTATGGCATCGCCTACCTGAAGGCGCACCCCGAGATCCACCACGACCTGCTGCTGAACGTGCGCATGATGGAGCCCGATTCGCAGGGCATTCCGGTCGAGATCTACTGCTTCACCGCGCTGACCGCGTGGATGGACTACGAGCGCATCCAGGGCGATGTGTTCGACCACCTGCTGGCGATCCTGCCGGAACTGGGCCTGCGGCTGTACCAGGCGCCGTCGGGCGCCGACCTGAACGGCGTGCGCATCGCGCCGGTGCTGGCCGCGGCGCAGGTGGCGGCGGCGCAGGCGGTGCAGCATGCCCCGGCCCACGGCGCCGCCGCGGGCAGCCATCCGATGTAG